From Streptomyces sp. NBC_00690, a single genomic window includes:
- a CDS encoding DUF317 domain-containing protein, with amino-acid sequence MSHSPDQDPPPGRPFFSRANGPTDRGRVNRADQLYEIAPRHLAGGGDPRHVTEVLLASGWSDHSVPGYPHVLLRSPDRMLQLVLEPSGPDPRDTWWRVSSHSPSNPDPDWVAHFGGYTPAEIVAAFTDALLNPPPGEAPDIWAVLTGRGWTLAQDRDAYAVSPDSTAHVVRHTMATYSGPPLYDWRVETSPPHPRGGFAYMWGAKITDGAPAHALAAFMTALSDPAPLLREQSAPNIAHRHAVGTVSSVSPAQHREAHQARLRAAAGPRSQALHRAAPPPSLPRPTAPPRHKR; translated from the coding sequence ATGAGTCACAGCCCCGATCAGGACCCACCGCCCGGCCGGCCCTTCTTCTCCCGCGCCAACGGACCCACCGACCGGGGCCGTGTCAACCGGGCGGACCAGCTGTACGAAATCGCTCCGCGCCATCTCGCGGGCGGCGGGGACCCGCGCCACGTGACAGAGGTCCTCCTGGCCTCCGGCTGGAGCGACCACTCGGTCCCCGGATACCCCCATGTCCTCCTGCGCAGCCCCGACCGCATGCTCCAGCTCGTCCTGGAACCGAGCGGCCCGGACCCCCGCGACACCTGGTGGCGTGTCTCCTCCCACTCTCCGTCCAATCCCGACCCGGACTGGGTTGCCCACTTCGGCGGCTACACCCCCGCCGAGATCGTCGCCGCCTTCACCGACGCACTCCTGAACCCGCCGCCCGGTGAAGCACCCGACATCTGGGCGGTTCTCACCGGCCGCGGCTGGACCCTGGCGCAGGACCGGGACGCCTACGCCGTGTCCCCAGACTCGACCGCCCACGTCGTCCGGCACACCATGGCCACCTACTCCGGCCCGCCGCTGTACGACTGGCGCGTCGAGACCAGCCCTCCGCACCCGCGCGGCGGCTTCGCATACATGTGGGGCGCCAAGATCACCGACGGTGCCCCGGCACATGCCCTCGCCGCGTTCATGACGGCACTGTCGGACCCCGCGCCGCTCCTGCGGGAGCAGAGCGCACCGAACATCGCCCACCGCCACGCGGTCGGCACTGTCTCCTCCGTCTCCCCGGCCCAGCACCGGGAAGCGCACCAAGCCCGGCTGCGCGCCGCGGCCGGCCCCAGGTCACAGGCCCTCCATCGCGCCGCGCCCCCGCCGTCCCTGCCCCGGCCCACCGCCCCGCCCCGGCACAAGCGCTGA
- a CDS encoding DUF317 domain-containing protein — MLASAGWTCTLHGDGTARASSPDRLLTAHRRPFDPGYCDSFVWEFSAAGRPGDSEKVWDARIYESAPAHVLAGFARALVSSEPVQRRRADPLGHPSAVRAPGRLSSMDVIGAHHARLTAAWSSCNPPAPLGHRTAPAPARPAAEPRHGADDPNNRRK, encoded by the coding sequence GTGCTCGCCTCTGCGGGCTGGACCTGCACCCTGCACGGGGATGGCACCGCCCGGGCCAGCTCCCCCGACCGGCTCCTGACCGCGCACCGGCGGCCGTTCGACCCCGGATACTGCGACTCCTTCGTCTGGGAGTTCTCCGCCGCCGGCCGCCCGGGAGACAGCGAGAAGGTCTGGGACGCCCGGATCTACGAGAGCGCCCCGGCGCATGTGCTCGCGGGATTCGCCCGCGCGCTCGTCAGCAGCGAACCGGTCCAGCGCCGGCGGGCCGACCCGCTCGGCCACCCCAGCGCCGTCCGGGCCCCCGGCCGCCTGTCGTCCATGGACGTCATCGGCGCCCACCACGCCCGCCTCACAGCCGCCTGGTCCTCGTGCAACCCGCCTGCGCCTCTCGGCCACCGCACCGCACCGGCCCCCGCCCGTCCCGCCGCCGAGCCCCGGCACGGCGCCGATGACCCGAACAACCGAAGGAAATAA
- a CDS encoding DNA cytosine methyltransferase produces the protein MFGVRDIGLEWDEWACRTRAAAGQLTIRTDVAMYPVRPFMGRTRGVIASPPCQAWSMAGKQLGLLDQPLVHQAVADLAQGRDTRERLLSACRDERSLLAAEPMRYLHALNAVGEPEWVAMEEVPHVLPLWKQYAAILRSWGFSVWTGILNAADYGVPQTRRRAILLASRVRTAEPPPPTHAKTLEPETLFGPGRERWVSMADALGWGATDRPVPTVCAGGGPGGGPEPFPSGSRKALTDARDRGAWTRRRSATGIVLTSRREGSGWVERHGTRENRPADEPAPTFTAEAHRWSWSLRSNNQANATVRRADEPAGTLFFGHRANECVWVAEPLPDEADGGSGAVESIRITAAEAGALQTFPADYPWQGTKGAQFSQIGNAVPPRLATHLLAPHLGKTLTRDDFTLAA, from the coding sequence GTGTTCGGAGTGCGGGACATCGGTCTGGAGTGGGACGAGTGGGCCTGCCGTACGCGGGCGGCAGCGGGCCAGCTGACGATCCGGACCGACGTCGCCATGTACCCGGTCAGGCCGTTCATGGGCCGAACCCGGGGGGTAATAGCCAGCCCTCCGTGTCAGGCATGGTCGATGGCGGGCAAGCAACTCGGCCTGCTTGACCAGCCGCTGGTCCACCAGGCGGTCGCCGACCTCGCCCAGGGCCGGGACACCCGCGAACGGCTGCTGAGCGCCTGCCGCGACGAGCGGAGTCTGCTCGCGGCCGAACCGATGCGCTACCTCCATGCCCTCAACGCGGTGGGTGAGCCGGAGTGGGTGGCGATGGAGGAGGTCCCGCACGTCCTGCCCTTGTGGAAGCAGTACGCGGCGATCCTCCGGTCCTGGGGGTTCTCCGTTTGGACCGGGATCCTGAACGCGGCGGACTACGGGGTGCCGCAGACGAGGCGGCGGGCGATCCTGCTCGCTTCCCGCGTCCGCACCGCCGAGCCGCCCCCGCCCACCCATGCCAAGACCCTGGAGCCGGAGACGCTGTTCGGGCCGGGCCGCGAACGGTGGGTGTCCATGGCCGATGCCCTCGGCTGGGGCGCCACCGACCGGCCGGTCCCCACCGTGTGCGCCGGGGGAGGACCCGGCGGCGGACCCGAGCCGTTCCCCTCGGGGTCCCGCAAGGCCCTCACGGACGCCCGTGACCGCGGTGCCTGGACCCGGCGAAGGTCTGCCACCGGGATCGTCCTCACGTCCCGGCGGGAGGGGTCCGGATGGGTAGAGCGGCACGGCACCCGCGAGAACCGCCCCGCCGACGAACCGGCTCCCACCTTCACCGCAGAGGCGCACCGCTGGTCGTGGAGTCTGCGGAGCAACAACCAGGCCAACGCCACCGTGCGCCGTGCTGATGAGCCGGCGGGGACGCTGTTCTTCGGGCACCGCGCGAACGAGTGCGTCTGGGTTGCCGAGCCTCTCCCGGACGAGGCCGACGGGGGCAGCGGGGCGGTGGAGTCGATCAGGATCACCGCGGCTGAGGCCGGCGCTTTGCAAACGTTCCCGGCCGACTACCCGTGGCAGGGGACCAAGGGGGCCCAGTTCTCGCAGATCGGCAACGCGGTCCCGCCCCGGCTGGCGACTCATCTCCTCGCGCCGCACCTCGGCAAGACCCTCACCCGCGACGACTTCACCCTGGCGGCGTGA
- a CDS encoding type IV secretory system conjugative DNA transfer family protein → MPNTPSSASTSPGTDLAFKALLGSFVLAVPAANAAWLCGNISARLTGEPWAPYQPADALLHPDRLWPHLGETSLLVGTRIVPAAFLIVLAVIAAACWRRHRGTSGGRKKVAGMARAKDVEPLLAKAITAKARSLRPSLKDAKSIAPSDTGILLGNLQGTRTEVRMGFEDVAVAIMAPRSGKTTSLAIPSILAAPGPVLLTSNKAAGDAYTATLDARSAVGRVWSMDPQQIAHAERTMWWNPLADAKTLDGAGRLAGHFLAASVDASQQGDFWSKAGSNILSQLFLAAALNERPITDVMDWLAFPANRAPLDILRDHGFAAVAAQLKGTVEGPPETRDGIYETARQYAAALLNTEIARWVTPHEAIAEFKPNEFVTSTDTLYLLSKDGGGGASALIAACADSVMRAATAQAERAGGRLDPPMLAILDEAANVCKISDLPDLYSHLGSRGIIPITILQSYRQGQKVWGDAGMDAMWSASTIKVIGSGIDDPDFADKLSRLIGDHDVETKSTSTSDSGTSTSISMRQERILPADAIRALAKGTALCFATGMRAAMLDLRPWYQEPGADKLSAASAVASQGITARAVVKAAPQQGNFGKAA, encoded by the coding sequence TTGCCCAACACCCCCTCCTCTGCCAGTACCAGCCCCGGTACCGACCTCGCCTTCAAGGCCCTCCTCGGCTCTTTCGTCCTCGCCGTCCCCGCCGCCAACGCCGCCTGGCTCTGCGGCAATATTTCAGCCCGGCTCACCGGTGAACCGTGGGCCCCCTACCAGCCCGCCGACGCCCTGCTCCACCCCGACCGGCTCTGGCCCCACCTCGGAGAAACGTCCCTTCTCGTCGGCACGCGCATCGTCCCCGCCGCCTTCCTCATCGTTCTCGCCGTGATCGCCGCCGCGTGCTGGCGGCGGCACCGAGGCACCAGCGGAGGACGGAAGAAGGTCGCCGGCATGGCCAGGGCTAAGGATGTCGAACCGCTGCTCGCCAAGGCCATCACCGCCAAAGCCCGCTCCCTGCGCCCCAGTCTCAAGGACGCGAAGTCCATCGCCCCGTCCGACACCGGGATCCTTCTCGGCAACCTCCAGGGCACCCGGACCGAGGTGCGGATGGGGTTCGAGGACGTCGCCGTGGCCATCATGGCCCCTCGCTCCGGGAAGACCACCAGCCTGGCGATCCCGAGTATCCTCGCGGCGCCCGGCCCGGTGCTCCTGACCTCGAACAAGGCGGCCGGCGACGCCTACACGGCCACCTTGGACGCGCGGTCGGCTGTGGGACGGGTGTGGTCGATGGACCCGCAGCAGATCGCCCACGCCGAGCGGACCATGTGGTGGAACCCGCTCGCGGACGCCAAGACCCTCGACGGCGCCGGACGGCTCGCCGGGCACTTCCTCGCCGCCAGCGTGGACGCCTCCCAACAGGGCGACTTCTGGTCAAAGGCCGGATCCAACATCCTGTCCCAGTTGTTTCTCGCCGCAGCGCTCAACGAGCGGCCGATCACCGACGTCATGGACTGGCTCGCCTTCCCCGCGAACCGGGCCCCGCTCGACATCCTCCGCGATCACGGCTTCGCCGCCGTCGCCGCACAGTTGAAGGGCACCGTGGAGGGCCCTCCGGAAACCAGGGACGGCATCTACGAGACCGCCCGCCAGTACGCCGCCGCCCTCCTCAACACCGAGATCGCCCGCTGGGTCACCCCCCATGAAGCAATCGCGGAGTTCAAGCCGAACGAGTTCGTCACCTCCACCGACACGCTCTACCTGCTGTCGAAAGACGGCGGAGGCGGCGCCTCGGCACTGATCGCCGCGTGCGCGGACTCAGTCATGCGGGCAGCGACCGCCCAGGCCGAACGCGCCGGCGGACGCCTCGACCCCCCGATGCTCGCGATCCTCGACGAGGCCGCGAACGTCTGCAAGATCAGCGACCTGCCCGACCTGTACTCCCACCTAGGATCGCGCGGGATCATCCCGATCACCATCCTCCAGTCCTACCGCCAAGGCCAGAAAGTGTGGGGCGACGCGGGCATGGACGCCATGTGGTCCGCCTCCACCATCAAGGTCATCGGGAGCGGCATCGACGACCCCGACTTCGCGGACAAGCTGTCCCGGCTGATCGGCGACCACGACGTCGAAACCAAATCCACCTCCACCTCCGACTCCGGCACGTCCACGAGCATCAGCATGCGACAGGAACGCATCCTCCCCGCGGACGCCATCCGCGCCCTCGCCAAGGGCACCGCGCTCTGCTTCGCCACCGGTATGCGCGCCGCGATGCTCGACCTGCGCCCCTGGTACCAGGAACCCGGTGCCGACAAGCTGTCCGCCGCCTCCGCCGTCGCCTCTCAGGGCATCACCGCCCGTGCAGTCGTCAAGGCCGCACCCCAGCAGGGCAACTTCGGGAAGGCCGCGTAG
- a CDS encoding DUF317 domain-containing protein, with the protein MLRREQLDLFASEHTGFLSDVSPRYLAGPGDARHTTHALAAAGWKVRSDPLAPVVDLVSPDRLHRLRHEPQTTADDAAWYLRSEGPFEHWYAQFTAIPVEILAGLTDRLLPSPAVEPPGVWELLADAGWSRTPRGDAAHSPDSMVSTEHLQIVRDDPARAWRITVRPDAGEGPLIWSAWIAHEPPPHLVSGLIAALTDTAPVQRDWSQTEAHYSALRTESRMTPEAYVAAHRTRLDTVGARVRATRRNASPSESTPPLKSAPLRQAR; encoded by the coding sequence GTGCTGAGGCGGGAGCAGCTGGATCTGTTCGCGTCCGAGCACACCGGTTTCCTCAGTGATGTGTCGCCGCGGTATCTGGCCGGCCCCGGGGACGCGCGGCACACCACCCATGCCCTGGCCGCCGCCGGTTGGAAGGTCCGCTCCGACCCGCTCGCGCCGGTGGTCGACCTGGTCAGCCCCGACCGTCTCCACCGGCTGCGGCACGAGCCGCAGACCACAGCCGACGACGCGGCATGGTATCTGCGCAGCGAAGGCCCCTTCGAGCACTGGTACGCGCAGTTCACCGCGATCCCGGTGGAGATCCTCGCCGGTCTGACGGACCGCCTGCTTCCTTCACCCGCCGTGGAGCCGCCCGGGGTGTGGGAACTGCTGGCGGATGCAGGCTGGTCCCGCACCCCGCGCGGGGACGCGGCGCACTCGCCCGACAGCATGGTCAGCACCGAGCACCTGCAGATCGTCCGGGACGACCCGGCCCGCGCGTGGCGGATCACGGTCCGGCCCGACGCGGGTGAAGGGCCGTTGATCTGGAGCGCGTGGATCGCTCACGAGCCCCCGCCGCACCTGGTATCCGGTCTGATCGCCGCGCTCACCGACACCGCCCCTGTGCAGCGCGACTGGTCACAGACAGAGGCGCATTACAGCGCCCTGCGAACGGAAAGCCGGATGACCCCGGAGGCATACGTCGCGGCCCACCGCACCCGCCTCGACACCGTCGGCGCCCGGGTCCGCGCCACCCGCCGCAACGCCTCCCCCTCCGAAAGCACGCCTCCACTCAAATCCGCACCACTACGACAGGCAAGGTGA
- a CDS encoding DUF317 domain-containing protein has product MTVPSAPGSIEVDFIAPRHLAGSGDPAWITVPLHRAAGWSHGHDPLMPRVILSSPGQKALLRLEPASDSQWWNVHHAADAGRPAWYANFGARTPVETIAGFIDALTHPHCVPAEPDPYAPLLAAGWLPARDHGGLTSPDGFAHFEGGGDDTWTATTTVGEDPENRLWQARFSDTAPRSLIAGFTRALADPAPLARDLLRLSPAAWDRAQVTFQSVPAGTLASALERRIQQLTAPASPRPVTGPRPPKAPPPPRR; this is encoded by the coding sequence ATGACCGTGCCCAGCGCTCCCGGGTCGATCGAGGTCGACTTCATCGCACCACGCCACCTGGCCGGCAGCGGTGACCCCGCCTGGATCACCGTCCCGCTTCACCGCGCGGCCGGATGGAGTCACGGACACGACCCTCTGATGCCACGCGTCATCCTCTCCAGCCCGGGCCAGAAGGCACTCCTGCGGTTGGAGCCCGCCTCCGACAGCCAGTGGTGGAACGTCCACCACGCCGCGGATGCCGGGCGGCCCGCCTGGTACGCGAACTTCGGCGCACGCACCCCGGTCGAGACCATCGCGGGCTTCATCGACGCCCTCACCCACCCCCACTGCGTCCCGGCGGAACCGGACCCGTACGCACCGCTCCTGGCCGCGGGCTGGCTCCCGGCCCGGGACCACGGCGGCCTGACCTCCCCCGACGGCTTCGCCCACTTCGAAGGCGGCGGTGACGACACATGGACCGCCACCACAACCGTCGGCGAGGACCCCGAGAACCGCCTCTGGCAGGCCCGCTTCAGCGACACCGCCCCGCGATCCCTGATCGCCGGATTCACCCGTGCGCTGGCCGACCCCGCACCTCTGGCCAGAGATCTCCTGCGCCTGTCCCCCGCGGCCTGGGACCGCGCTCAGGTCACCTTCCAGAGCGTCCCCGCCGGCACGCTCGCCTCCGCGCTGGAGCGCCGCATCCAGCAGCTGACCGCGCCAGCCTCTCCCCGGCCGGTCACCGGTCCGCGCCCGCCGAAGGCTCCACCGCCGCCCCGCCGCTAA
- a CDS encoding DUF317 domain-containing protein has protein sequence MSDQQLAVFADDHGRPEYDVRPRALVGPGDARHVTHALAAAGWTSHADPLAPSVLLTSPDRQNDLFLAPLSHTDICWRVLAAPPGGPAWFAELGRMVPVEIAAGLTDALTTPPRRVRRTPTSGRCSPLRAGPAPCTGMAPPGPAPPTGS, from the coding sequence GTGAGCGATCAGCAGCTGGCCGTCTTCGCCGATGATCACGGGCGGCCCGAGTACGACGTCCGGCCCCGGGCGCTCGTGGGTCCGGGCGACGCCCGGCACGTCACCCATGCCCTGGCCGCTGCCGGGTGGACGAGCCATGCCGATCCGCTCGCGCCGTCGGTACTCCTCACCAGCCCCGACCGGCAGAACGATCTGTTCCTCGCCCCGCTCTCCCACACCGATATCTGCTGGCGCGTCCTCGCCGCGCCGCCCGGGGGACCGGCGTGGTTCGCGGAGCTCGGACGCATGGTCCCGGTGGAGATCGCCGCCGGTCTTACCGACGCCCTCACCACCCCGCCCCGTCGGGTGCGGCGGACTCCGACGTCTGGCAGGTGCTCGCCTCTGCGGGCTGGACCTGCACCCTGCACGGGGATGGCACCGCCCGGGCCAGCTCCCCCGACCGGCTCCTGA
- a CDS encoding DUF317 domain-containing protein yields MNRERRLAAFADTHKNRVQFDTVPRHLAGPGDPRHVTHALHAAGWADHSDSLSPGVLLVSPDQRLRLGLDHAPSATGAWWRIRGHPFTPGYRYAEFSALIPAEILGGLTDALIHPVPDDVPDVWPVLTAAGWTQGTDDHGEEFAASPDELMRVSRSEELACWRAEAGERRRDGSYKRIWHGWLPESAPPHLVAGFMAALVSPDPVLRGMYDLTGHYSVRQETSGVTGEAVVEAHQGRLKAARAAQRRTGPPATAQTCLPSRPVAAVAHAGRAR; encoded by the coding sequence ATGAACCGGGAGCGGCGGCTGGCCGCCTTCGCCGATACCCATAAGAACCGTGTCCAGTTCGATACGGTGCCACGCCATCTGGCCGGGCCCGGTGACCCCCGGCACGTCACGCACGCCCTGCACGCCGCCGGGTGGGCGGACCACTCCGACTCCCTGTCCCCCGGGGTGCTGCTCGTCAGCCCCGACCAGCGGCTGCGGTTGGGCCTGGACCACGCGCCGAGCGCTACCGGAGCCTGGTGGCGTATCCGCGGCCATCCCTTCACTCCGGGTTACAGGTACGCGGAGTTCAGCGCGCTGATCCCGGCGGAGATCCTGGGCGGGCTCACCGACGCGCTCATCCACCCGGTGCCGGACGACGTGCCGGACGTGTGGCCCGTCCTCACCGCGGCCGGCTGGACACAGGGGACAGACGACCACGGCGAGGAGTTCGCCGCCTCTCCCGATGAGCTGATGCGCGTGAGCCGTTCCGAGGAACTTGCCTGCTGGCGGGCCGAGGCCGGCGAGCGCCGCAGGGACGGCTCGTACAAGCGGATCTGGCATGGCTGGCTCCCGGAATCCGCCCCGCCGCATCTTGTGGCCGGGTTCATGGCCGCGCTCGTCAGCCCGGACCCGGTCCTGCGGGGCATGTACGACCTGACCGGGCACTACAGCGTCCGGCAGGAAACCTCCGGCGTCACCGGCGAAGCGGTGGTCGAAGCCCACCAGGGGCGGCTCAAGGCCGCCCGTGCTGCCCAGCGCCGGACCGGCCCCCCGGCCACCGCGCAGACCTGCCTTCCGTCCCGGCCCGTGGCAGCGGTCGCTCATGCGGGAAGGGCCCGGTGA